In the Candidatus Abyssobacteria bacterium SURF_5 genome, CTGTTGTAAGGCATGAGGTGGACCTGGCCACGAAAGTTGACCCGATCGAAGTACTCGATGAACTGGGAGATCGAATCTGAATCCACGTTGAAGCCGGGAATGAGCGGGATCCGAGGAATTATTCTCTCCGTCCCTGCGAAAGAAAGAATACGAGAGAAATTTTCCAGTATTTGCTGATTCGGTGCGCCGATTAATCTTTCATGAATGCTGCTGTCGACGTGCTTGATGTCGAAAAGAAACAGGTCCACCAGTTCAAGCAGGTCTGGCAGAAATTTCGGCGAGAAATGACCGCAGGTTTCGAGAGCGGTATGAATATTCTCTTTTCTCGACTGTTCAAGGAGCGCTCGGAGGAATTCAGGCTGGAACGTGGGCTCGCCGCCCGAGAAGGTAACGCCTCCCCCCGAGGCCGTATAGAAGGCATTATCGGCAGCCGCCATTTCCACTACCTGGCCTGCCGACAGGCTTTTTCCGATTCGTTCCATCGCACCATTGGCGCACGTCTGCTCGCACGCGCCGCACGCAGTGCAGCGGTCATGGTCTCGAATTATGGAGTTATTTTTCATACTTAGCGCGCCTGACGGACACGATTCGATGCACCGCTGGCAGCGCGCGCACCGCTCGGCGAACCACGACATCTGCGGGTTAGGGTCCTGCGACTCCGGATTCTGGCACCAGGCGCATCTCAAAGGACAGCCTTTCAGAAAAATGCACGTGCGGATACCGGGCCCGTCATAGATGGCATAGTACTGTATGTCGAAAACAATGCCTGTCATCTCTTCTGTCAGATGTTTGTCGTGATTCTTGATATTAGCTTTTCTAATCATGAATATGCCAGTTCTTTCCCCCTCACCTTAGTCCTCTCCCTCAGGGAGAGGATACAAGAACCCGTAGGTTTTCAGTTGCAGCCGATTGTTCTCATATTTGCGCCTGATCCCTCTCCCTTGAGGGAGAGGGTTTGGGTGAGGGGGGATCTGATTGCGGCTCTGCCCCTGTCAAGACGTGTGAAATATGCCGATAGAGGATCTTGTCATCCACCGCCGTGCTCCGAACGAGCGATTATCTCGTTCTGGATTTCTTTGCCGAGATCGACGAAATAGGTGCTGTATCCGCCGACCTTCACGATGAGACTGCGGTATTCCTCGGGATTCTGTTGCGCTTCGCGAAGCATTTCGGTCGAAGCGACCGTCGGCTGTATCTGCATGCCGCCAAGTCCAAAATATGTGCGCACGAGCGCTGCCCATTTGCGGCGGCTTTCCTCGCCCTTGCCGATGGCGGAAGGATGGAGCCTGACGTTTACCGCGCACCCGAGGATATGCTTGAAATCCAGCCGCGCGACCGAGCGCAAAACACCGGTCGGCCCGCATCTATCCACATTGTATGGATTGCAGCTTGCGGCAAACGGCATGGCCGCTTTCCGGCCGTCGGGCGTGGCTATCGAGATGCGGCCGTCGTAAGTGTGCGACGTCATGCTGTTGATGAAAGGGACGAAAGCCCCGTTTTTGTAACTGCGATGTTTGTAAGTCTCTTCGAACAGGCGCGTCGTCACCTGTCGCGCAAGCTCATCCGACTCCGCGTTTCCGTTCCCCCATTTGCCTTCGACCGACTTGATCATCCGGTGAATATCTTCGTAGCCGGCAAAGTTCAAGTCGATCGCCCGCAGCAATTCGGCGAAGGTGAATCGCTTCTCCTCAAAAACGAGCTTCTTAATGACGTGTAGCGAATCGATCACATTGGCAATGCTGTTCATGAACAGGATGCCGGACAGATCATACACTGCGCCGCCGCGGGTGACATCTTTCCTGTTTTCGAGGCAGCCCTGCATAAAGGCGGATATGTACGGCGCGGGCAGGTTCTCCGCGAAAAACCGGTCGCGGAAATTCGAGGCGTCAACGATCACCTTGATCATGTTCGCGGCCTGTGCGACAAACGCATCCACTAACTGATCGAATGAGGCGAAACCGTCAGGGTCGCCGGTCTTGATTCCGGCGTCTTTCACCGTGCCCACCAGCGTGCGCGAATCGCCGTTGCGGAGCGTGATATCGAGCACACGGCTCAGAAGGATGGCGGCAAACCCGATGCCGCCGGTCTTTCCCGAGGCGAGCAGGTCCACGCACCCGGTGATGGAGTAATCATTTGCATCCTCGAGGCTGAATCCGCGCCGCCTCATGGCGTCGACACAGATATCGTCGTTCATGAGCGAAACGCTCGACGTGCCGTGATAGAGCACGTCCGCGACCGCCAGATACAATTCTTCGGGCGAATTTTTATGGAAGCGGACGACAACATTGACTGCGCTCTTCGAGCGGTCGGCAGCCTCGATGAACAGATACGTCAAATCGTTCGTGGCATCAGTTCCATCGCGCTTCAGCCCGCCAAGCGTTACCGGCGCCGAGCCCTCGTACCTCTGGTAAAAGTCGCCGATGAAGTTCGATTCCGGCCGCATGTTGTGCGTCATGATCTTGAGAAGCAATTCTTCGAACAGTTCGCGCGCCTCCGCGGGCGTGATCAGGCCCGCCTCCAGGTCGCTCCGGTAGTACGGGAAGAACACCTGGTCGAGCCGCCCGGCTGAATGCACGTTCGTGATGTTGGCCAGTTCCGTGGCAACCTTTACCGTCCAGAACGACTGGATCGCCTCCCGAAGACTTGTCGCCGGATTGAGCGGCACCCTGCTGCACACTTCCAGCATTTCTGATAGCACTGCCTTCCACTCCGGATCGACAACGTTTCCAATATCCTCTTCGATCTTTTGGGTTAACCGTTGTGCAAACATAATGACGCCGTCGAACGCGATCTCGACCGATTGCTGAAAATTCTTTTCCTGCTCGGTGAGCCGATTCTCAGAGGCCGCCTGTCGCGCGTCCTCGCGCATCGCGAGAAGACCCCGCCGAAGCGCCTGCTCGTAATCGAGCACGAGATGGCCCTGATACGTGCCGACGACCGCGCCGGTGGAGACAAACGTATACATCCTCGAAGTCGTGGCGGGCAGAGCGGCGGCGAATGCTTTCATATCGCCCGAAAACAGGCCGGCCCGGTCAGTCTCCCGCGCCAGGCGCGAAGCGATGTCGCGGTCCTTCCAGTACGGCAGCAGTTCCTTCAGCAGGTACTCCTTGTCCTGCGGCCGGATCGAGTACGGGTTGATCTTCCGCTCGTCCATCGTTTTGAGTCCGATACTCGGCATTGCAGCGCCGACCGCGCGGGTCTCGCGCAGGGTGTGGTAAAAACCCAGCGGCCCGTGTTTTCGCAGCATGAATGCGGCGAAGCGCGCGTTCGTCTTCACCTGATGCGCCAGCATGGCGAGCCTGTCGAGCTCGACGCGAAGCACATTGTTGAACAAGCCCCGCTCGATGTCGATCGGTGTCCCGAGGAAAAACTCCGTCCACGCGCCGGCGAGGCGGTCGTCCGGATCCACGTAGTGGGTCATCTTCTTAAACACGTTTTTCATCGCGAGCGCAACGCGGATATCGAGTGGCAAACCTGCCTTTTCCGTTTCGCGCCAACTCTCGGTGTAATACTTGGCGCGCTCGATAGAAATCCATGCTATCCCATCGAGATATCTCTTCCGTATCCGCTTGATTCTTTCGCTGGCGTTATCTCGAATTTTCATGAATCGATTCCCGAAATTTGACGGTTGACCTTTTGGCATTAATGTACTACTTCTGCGTTCTTCATGCAAGAAAATATAACACCCGAGCGTCTTCTACATTTCACAGATTCTGTGAAACTCGTTTTTAATGGTGTTTAAGCCGTCGCGGTCCATTAGACATCTTTTTTAAGAAATGATATTCTACCCTCGCTTGATCGCATTGCAAACACTACTATCCCAGAAATAGCTTGACGAATTGCGGATGGGGACCGAATCCGTTCACGATGGGGCGATTCGTACAGGAGATTAAGATGGACAACGCTTCGTTCTCCGACAGGCAACTGATTACGCTCTCGCAGTATGCTCGGGCTCAGGCGCGGATGTTGCCGCGGCTTCCCAAGATCTTGCAGACGATCAAACACATCAAGAGGATCGGCGCCGAGAACCGTGAATCGTGGGGGCTCTTGCTTGAGGAGAACGCGGCCAAATTTCCCTCGAATGTGGCCGTAAAATCCGACGAAGCGGTTCTCACGTATCGCGAGTACAATGAAGCCGTCAATCGCTGTGCAAACTATCTTCTATCGCAGGGACTGCGCAAAGGCGACATCGTCGCTCTTTTTCTTGAGAACCGGCCCGCATTAGTCATTGTTTACAGCGCGATCGCAAAAATTGGCGCGATAAATTGTATGATAAACACCAATCTCCGCTCGGACTCGCTTCGGCATTGCCTGACGGTGAATCCGGCGAAGGCCTTCATGGTGGGTGAAGAGGTCATTGGAGCTTTCCTCGAGATCAAATCGAGCCTGAAACTGGATGCAAGTCAAAAGTTATACTTTGTCGAAGACCGGAGGACGAAGCCGCTCCACACGGCTTTATCAACCTGGCGGACGCCATGAAGGATTCTCCCGCCGAAAATCCGCCGACCACTGCCAGTGTGAAATCCGCCGATACCCTCGCGTATGTCTTTACCTCGGGAACGACCGGCGGCATGCCGAAAGCGGCGGTAATCACCCACAGGCGCGTTATCAGCGGGATGTATTTTAACGGCAAAATAGTGCTGAATATTCAGCCGCATGATACGATGTACGTCCCACTGCCGTTCTTTCACACGAATGCCCTTGCTTTGAGCTGGCCGTGCGTGTTTGTAAATGGGGCGGCCCTCGCAATCCGCAGCAAATTCAGCGCAAGCAGGTTCTGGGACGATGTTCGTAAATTCAATGTCACCATCTTCTGCTACGTCGGCGAGTGTTGCCGTTACCTGTTCAATCAGCCTCCAAAAGCAGACGACCGGCGGCACTCGTTGCGGACCATCAT is a window encoding:
- a CDS encoding glycyl-radical enzyme activating protein, which gives rise to MIRKANIKNHDKHLTEEMTGIVFDIQYYAIYDGPGIRTCIFLKGCPLRCAWCQNPESQDPNPQMSWFAERCARCQRCIESCPSGALSMKNNSIIRDHDRCTACGACEQTCANGAMERIGKSLSAGQVVEMAAADNAFYTASGGGVTFSGGEPTFQPEFLRALLEQSRKENIHTALETCGHFSPKFLPDLLELVDLFLFDIKHVDSSIHERLIGAPNQQILENFSRILSFAGTERIIPRIPLIPGFNVDSDSISQFIEYFDRVNFRGQVHLMPYNRLAKTKWEKIGKGALYRDMGALSDEMLNTTIQRFEDCGFAVICNS